The proteins below are encoded in one region of Hordeum vulgare subsp. vulgare chromosome 3H, MorexV3_pseudomolecules_assembly, whole genome shotgun sequence:
- the LOC123443008 gene encoding ABC transporter C family member 8-like isoform X3, whose protein sequence is MPVMRQNRFTMVAGTPYLLASSAACQGGGGGGDLALALELCFGQMILIDLVNLLLSAIYISSLLVAACKREFRAVRARDLPFPCALASPCCALLGIACVCLGLGAWGSSPHGAPLFVRGFVWASLSVSLVVRPTRFSGALAMAWWAVDALLITSSSLEKIATGGHLGVLDVLSWAVGFLLLMSAIRVCRRFTGAAAAGGDGGGAESEPLLAAGGGERRAAFGEAGFFSRLTFTWMDSLLRLGYSKPLDLGDIPPLDADDAAAEACRKFLGEWHRRRRESHKTTNLVLRVLAECHKKELLLTALYTLLRTLSFAASPVMLYCFVSYSNRQEQERDLGAGAGLIAGLLGMKLVESLSQRHWFFGSRRLGMRMRSALMAAVFEKQLRLSSEGRGRHSSGEIANYIAVDAYRLGEFPYWLHLAWSMPVQLVLAIALLFWIVGAGALPGLAPVAICGVLNVPFARMLQQYQSRFMQAQDERQRATAEVLHSMKIVKLQSWEDKFRATVQRLRDVEVRWLGETQLKKAYGSALYWVSPTVISAVVLAGTAAVQSAPLDASVVFTVLATMRVVSEPMRMLPEVLSVMIQVKVSLDRIGKFLTEDEFQDDAVDRTPASDKSRCLDVHDGVFSWEPSKGTATLKDINVTATQGQKIAVCGPVGAGKSSLLCATLGEIPRMSGSVAVSGSVAYVSQTSWIQSGTVRDNILFGKPMRSSEYERALKCCALDKDMENFPHGDLTEIGQRGLNMSGGQKQRIQLARAVYSDADIYLLDDPFSAVDAHTAATLFNDCVMAALEDKTVILVTHQVEFLSKVDRILVMEKGEITQEGTYEELLQFGTAFEQLVNAHQDSKTTLDSQDHGKEGVMIQYQQPMIQQQGSDAEISTGNLPSVQLTQEEERELGGAGLKTYKDYVSVSKGWFLLALIVLTQCVFVALQYLATYWLAATIQGHRFSVGIVVGVYAVMTTASCLFAYVRSLVAAHFGLKASREFFSGFMDSVFKAPMLFFDSTPTGRIMTRASSDLCILDFDIPFAMTFVISGTIEVAATVVLMIMVTWQVVLVAVPAVIGVLYIQRYYIASARELVRINGTTKAPVMNYAAESMLGVVTIRAFAATNRFIQTNLQLIDMDATMFFYTNAALEWVLLRVEAMQILVIVTSSILLVMLPAGSVAPGFLGLCLSYALTLSSAQVFLTRFYSNLENYMISVERIKQFMHLPSEPPAVISDRRPAPSWPSEGKINLENLRVSYIPCSSGQVSRKCAYGFARDHLHICSWKQGWSSWKNREREDDSPERVVPPH, encoded by the exons ATGCCCGTAATGCGCCAAAACCGATTTACCATGGTTGCAGGTACACCATATTTGCTTGCATCATCGGCAGcctgccaaggaggaggaggaggaggagatctcgCTCTAGCTCTGGAGCTGTGTTTCGGGCAGATGATCCTGATCGATCTCGTCAACCTTCTTCTCTCGGCCATCTAcatctcgagcttgctggtcgccGCTTGCAAGAGGGAATTCAGGGCCGTCAGGGCGAGGGACCTTCCGTTCCCGTGCGCTCTAGCTTCCCCCTGCTGCGCGCTTCTTGGCATTGCGTGCGTCTGCCTGGGACTGGGAGCATGGGGCTCCTCCCCCCACGGAGCACCGCTCTTCGTGAGAGGCTTTGTGTGGGCGTCCCTGTCGGTTTCCCTGGTCGTCCGTCCGACGAGGTTCTCCGGAGCTCTAGCGATGGCGTGGTGGGCGGTGGACGCTCTTCTCATCACGTCCAGCAGTTTGGAGAAGATTGCGACGGGTGGACATCTGGGAGTTCTTGACGTGCTGTCGTGGGCCGTGGGCTTCTTGCTTCTGATGAGCGCGATCCGAGTTTGCAGACGCTTCACcggtgccgccgccgccggcggcgaTGGAGGCGGCGCGGAATCCGAGCCTCTCCTTGCGGCGGGAGGCGGGGAGAGGCGGGCGGCGTTCGGCGAGGCCGGATTCTTCAGCCGCCTGACGTTCACGTGGATGGACTCGCTCCTGCGCCTTGGGTACTCCAAGCCGCTGGACCTCGGCGACATCCCGCCGCTCGACGCCGACGACGCGGCGGCGGAGGCGTGCCGTAAGTTCCTCGGGGAGTGGCATCGGCGGAGGAGGGAGTCGCACAAAACGACCAATCTCGTGCTCCGGGTGCTCGCCGAGTGCCACAAGAAGGAGCTGCTCCTGACGGCGCTCTACACGTTGCTACGCACACTGTCCTTCGCCGCGTCGCCGGTGATGCTCTACTGCTTCGTGTCATACTCCAATCGGCAGGAGCAGGAGCGGGATCTTGGCGCCGGAGCCGGGCTCATCGCCGGCCTTCTGGGCATGAAGCTGGTGGAGTCGCTGTCGCAGAGGCACTGGTTCTTCGGGTCGAGGCGGCTGGGCATGCGGATGCGCTCGGCCCTCATGGCCGCCGTCTTCGAGAAGCAGCTGCGGCTGTCAAGCGAGGGTCGAGGGCGGCACTCGTCCGGCGAGATCGCGAACTACATCGCCGTGGACGCGTACCGGCTGGGTGAGTTCCCGTACTGGCTGCACCTGGCATGGAGCATGCCGGTGCAGCTGGTCCTCGCCATCGCGCTCCTGTTCTGGATCGTGGGCGCCGGCGCGCTCCCCGGGCTGGCCCCCGTGGCCATCTGCGGCGTGCTCAACGTCCCTTTCGCCAGGATGCTGCAGCAGTACCAGTCGAGGTTCATGCAGGCGCAGGACGAGCGGCAGCGCGCCACGGCGGAGGTGCTTCACAGCATGAAGATCGTGAAGCTGCAGTCGTGGGAGGACAAGTTCAGGGCCACGGTGCAGCGGCTGCGCGACGTGGAGGTGCGGTGGCTCGGCGAGACGCAGCTGAAGAAGGCATACGGTAGCGCGCTGTACTGGGTGTCGCCGACGGTCATCTCCGCGGTGGTCCTGGCGGGCACGGCCGCGGTCCAGAGCGCGCCCCTGGACGCCAGCGTGGTGTTCACCGTCCTGGCCACCATGCGCGTCGTCTCGGAGCCGATGAGGATGCTGCCCGAGGTGCTGTCCGTCATGATCCAGGTCAAGGTGTCGCTGGACCGCATCGGGAAGTTCCTGACCGAGGACGAGTTCCAAGACGACGCCGTGGACAGGACACCGGCCTCCGACAAGAGCCGCTGCCTAGACGTGCACGACGGCGTCTTCAGCTGGGAGCCCAGCAAGGGCACCGCAACTCTGAAAGACATCAACGTCACCGCAACCCAGGGCCAGAAGATCGCCGTGTGCGGGCCTGTCGGCGCCGGGAAATCGTCGTTGCTGTGCGCGACGCTCGGCGAGATACCAAGAATGTCCGGATCA GTGGCCGTGAGTGGCTCGGTGGCCTACGTGTCCCAGACGTCGTGGATTCAGAGCGGCACGGTGCGTGACAACATCCTCTTCGGGAAGCCGATGAGGAGTTCAGAGTACGAGAGGGCCCTCAAGTGCTGCGCGCTGGACAAGGACATGGAGAACTTCCCGCACGGCGACCTGACGGAGATCGGGCAGAGAGGCCTCAACATGAGCGGAGGGCAGAAGCAGAGGATCCAGCTCGCAAGGGCCGTCTACAGCGACGCGGACATCTACCTCCTCGACGACCCTTTCAGCGCCGTCGACGCGCACACCGCCGCCACCCTTTTCAAC GATTGTGTCATGGCGGCGCTCGAGGACAAGACGGTCATTCTTGTGACGCACCAAGTTGAGTTCCTCTCCAAGGTTGACAGGATTTTG GTCATGGAGAAGGGTGAGATAACGCAGGAGGGAACCTACGAGGAGCTCCTGCAGTTCGGCACGGCGTTCGAACAGCTTGTCAATGCTCACCAGGACTCAAAAACAACGTTGGACTCCCAGGATCACGGCAAAGAAGGAGTCATGATTCAGTACCAACAACCGATGATACAGCAGCAGGGCAGCGACGCCGAAATCTCCACGGGCAACCTGCCATCAGTCCAGCTGACccaagaggaggagagggagctgGGAGGAGCTGGCCTGAAAACATACAAGGACTACGTGTCGGTGTCCAAGGGGTGGTTCCTCCTCGCCCTCATAGTACTCACGCAGTGCGTGTTCGTCGCCCTGCAATACCTCGCGACTTACTGGCTCGCGGCGACTATCCAAGGCCATCGGTTCAGCGTCGGGATCGTCGTCGGAGTCTACGCGGTGATGACAACGGCCAGCTGCCTGTTTGCCTATGTGAGGAGCCTTGTGGCTGCCCACTTCGGCCTCAAGGCGTCGAGGGAGTTCTTTTCGGGTTTCATGGATTCGGTGTTCAAGGCCCCCATGCTGTTCTTCGATTCTACCCCGACTGGAAGGATCATGACCCGG GCTTCGTCGGATCTGTGCATCTTGGACTTTGACATCCCGTTTGCGATGACCTTTGTGATATCTGGCACGATCGAAGTGGCGGCAACCGTGGTTTTAATGATCATGGTTACATGGCAAGTTGTTCTGGTTGCTGTTCCTGCTGTGATTGGGGTTCTGTACATTCAG AGATACTACATTGCCTCCGCCAGAGAGTTGGTGAGGATCAACGGCACCACAAAGGCGCCTGTAATGAACTATGCTGCCGAATCCATGCTCGGAGTGGTCACCATAAGGGCCTTTGCGGCGACAAACAGATTCATCCAGACAAATCTTCAGCTCATCGACATGGATGCAACAATGTTCTTCTACACAAATGCAGCGCTAGAGTGGGTGCTTCTGCGTGTCGAGGCGATGCAGATCTTGGTCATTGTTACATCATCCATTCTTCTCGTTATGCTACCGGCAGGATCAGTTGCTCCAG GATTTCTTGGGTTATGCCTCTCGTATGCCTTGACGCTTTCCTCCGCGCAAGTGTTCTTGACACGATTCTACTCAAATCTGGAGAACTATATGATATCAGTGGAGAGAATCAAACAGTTCATGCATCTACCATCCGAGCCTCCAGCTGTTATCAGTGACAGAAGGCCTGCTCCTTCATGGCCATCTGAAGGAAAGATAAATCTGGAGAACTTGAGA GTGTCATATATACCATGTTCTTCAGGTCAAGTATCGCGAAAATGCGCCTACGGTTTTGCGCGGGATCACTTGCACATTTGCAGCTGGAAACAAGGTTGGAGTAGTTGGAAGAACCGGGAGCGGGAAGACGACTCTCCTGAGCGCGTTGTTCCGCCTCATTGA